One Leucoraja erinacea ecotype New England chromosome 5, Leri_hhj_1, whole genome shotgun sequence DNA segment encodes these proteins:
- the LOC129697335 gene encoding collagen alpha-1(X) chain-like yields MVSKEIRTFLLLLPLNLVYGTDLIRYVYPAYNIKSHGSNEINLHHSASKEDGEHKSNSHSASNEVKGHVNNGESNSASNQVKGKYVFKIDDNSESHQVKDHYSRKSSEEKKQDGHSNSDSHQVKGQYSRRSSEENGKNGHSNSGSHQVKGQYSRRSSEENGQNGRSNSGIYQVKGHYSRRSSSEENNQSTDANSTSDESNDDDAENNESDSSTTSSSSSSSEERNGEPGPPGPPGPYGPPGYPGKPGFGLPGHPGKPGPPGPQGLSAVGKPGHPGEVGRPGVSGSPGRKGDKGLPGKQASRGPPGPSGPPGPAGLSVIGKPGAKGESGQPGTLGFPGRKGNPGYSGQPGPKGDKGVGSPGRPGDKGPPGPHGPPGTPGPEGKGHPGSPGLKGEPGHKGEKGSSGLPGEPGKQGKSGPAGPPGNQGIGKPGGRGSQGIRGMKGYPGLQGLPGAPGLPGLGKPGLPGLKGHPGSPGETGKPGEKGKSGSPGEPGPRGLVGPPGHAGKNGPKGPPGTVGVPGGKGHPGIMGPKGQMGSKGELGSTGHQGPPGTPGKPGSDGHKGLPGPPGKNGDKGLIGPHGKSGSPGNAGPQGPQGHPGEPGKKGHPGTPGSKGTSGLPGSPGHPGVKGDPGVPGTAGPSGPPGKFNGKVIMGPKGPPGPKGPGGPPGPPGQPGPAGQPGEIIVHTGKYKGYNGYITSGDVVSPVPAFTAILSRPYRSTGKPIVFDKILTNANSNYDSSSGIFTCEITGIYQFFYHVHVKEANVLVGLYKNNEPVMYTYDEYTPQYVDHASGTAILHLEEDDKVYVKLPAEKSNGLYSSEYMHSSFTGLLITPS; encoded by the exons GTAATGAGGTAAAAGGACATGTAAACAATGGCGAATCTAATTCTGCAA GTAATCAAGTAAAGGGGAAGTACGTATTTAAGATTGATGACAATTCTGAAA GTCACCAGGTTAAGGACCATTATTCAAGGAAATCCTCTGAAGAAAAAAAGCAAGATGGTCACTCCAATTCTGACA GTCATCAAGTTAAGGGTCAGTATTCAAGGAGATCCTCTGAAGAAAATGGGAAGAATGGTCACTCCAACTCAGGCA GTCATCAAGTTAAGGGTCAGTATTCAAGGAGATCCTCTGAAgaaaatgggcagaatggccgttCCAATTCTGGCA TTTATCAGGTAAAGGGCCACTATTCAAGGAGATCATCTTCCGAAGAAAACAATCAGAGTACAGATGCCAACTCAACAA GTGATGAATCTAATGACGACGATGCAGAAAACAATGAATCTGATTCTTCTAccacttcttcctcttcttcttcctcaG AAGAACGAAATGGGGAGCCAGGACCACCTGGCCCACCTGGGCCATATGGTCCACCAGGATACCCAGGAAAGCCAGGATTTGGATTGCCAgggcatcctggtaaacctggaCCACCAGGTCCACAAGGATTATCAGCAGTTGGAAAACCAGGCCATCCAGGAGAAGTAGGAAGGCCTGGTGTGTCAGGATCTCCTGGACGAAAAGGGGATAAAGGATTACCAGGGAAGCAAGCATCAAGAGGGCCTCCAGGACCCAGTGGACCTCCTGGACCAGCTGGGTTGTCTGTCATTGGCAAACCAGGCGCAAAAGGAGAATCAGGCCAACCAGGAACCCTTGGATTTCCTGGAAGAAAAGGGAACCCAGGATACTCGGGTCAACCTGGGCCAAAAGGGGATAAGGGTGTTGGGAGTCCAGGGCGACCAGGTGATAAAGGTCCTCCTGGACCACATGGTCCACCAGGTACACCTGGACCAGAAGGTAAAGGACATCCAGGATCCCCAGGCCTTAAAGGCGAACCAGGTCACAAAGGTGAAAAGGGATCATCAGGATTACCAGGGGAGCCAGGTAAACAAGGCAAAAGTGGTCCAGCGGGACCACCTGGAAATCAAGGGATTGGAAAACCTGGAGGAAGGGGATCTCAGGGCATTCGTGGGATGAAGGGCTATCCTGGCCTGCAAGGCTTACCGGGTGCACCAGGATTGCCAGGCTTAGGAAAACCAGGTCTCCCAGGGCTTAAAGGACACCCAGGTTCTCCTGGTGAAACTGGAAAACCAGGAGAGAAAGGAAAGAGTGGGTCACCTGGAGAACCTGGACCACGAGGTCTGGTAGGACCACCAGGGCATGCAGGAAAAAATGGCCCAAAAGGTCCACCAGGTACAGTTGGCGTACCAGGAGGAAAAGGTCATCCAGGAATAATGGGTCCAAAAGGGCAGATGGGCTCAAAAGGTGAGCTAGGATCAACTGGTCATCAAGGACCACCAGGGACCCCAGGGAAGCCAGGTTCAGATGGTCATAAAGGACTACCAGGTCCACCAGGTAAAAATGGAGATAAGGGACTTATTGGGCCACATGGAAAGTCAGGCAGTCCAGGTAATGCAGGTCCTCAAGGACCACAAGGACATCCAGGTGAACCTGGAAAGAAAGGACATCCTGGGACACCTGGCTCAAAAGGCACATCTGGGCTTCCAGGTTCTCCAGGGCACCCTGGAGTAAAAGGAGATCCTGGCGTTCCAGGGACAGCAGGTCCATCAGGTCCCCCAGGTAAATTTAACGGAAAAGTCATAATGGGGCCAAAAGGTCCACCTGGACCAAAAGGACCAGGTGGGCCGCCAGGCCCTCCAGGCCAACCTGGCCCAGCAGGTCAACCAGGAGAAATTATTGTGCACACAGGGAAGTACAAAGGTTATAATGGTTATATCACCTCAGGTGATGTAGTGAGTCCTGTTCCAGCATTTACTGCAATTCTTTCTCGGCCTTACCGTTCAACGGGAAAACCAATAGTCTTTGACAAAATACTGACCAATGCAAATAGCAACTATGATTCATCAAGTGGAATTTTTACATGTGAAATAACAGGCATCTACCAATTTTTTTATCATGTACATGTCAAGGAAGCAAATGTTTTGGTTGGTTTATACAAAAACAATGAACCTGTAATGTACACATATGATGAATATACACCACAATATGTTGATCATGCCTCAGGAACTGCGATCTTACATTTGGAGGAAGATGACAAAGTATATGTAAAGTTACCAGCTGAAAAGTCCAATGGCTTATATTCTTCTGAATATATGCATTCGTCTTTTACTGGATTGTTAATTACACCATCATGA